The Rhodococcus sp. X156 genome window below encodes:
- a CDS encoding HAD family hydrolase: protein MAVVQTPRLVATDVDGTLLDRNDDITPRTLATVRALWQDGVPFVLVTGRPPRWVGPVVDQLGFAPLAVCANGAVLYDTATERVLHSQTLDVALLQRATEIAREAIPGCGLAAERVGAHDSATPQFVTAPGYAHAWLNPENTEVSSDELTSEPAVKVLVRHSEMASADMAERLLPLFDGAVDLTYSTNNGLVELSAPGVTKASGLGRVATQHGVAQTEVIAFGDMPNDVPMLRWAGHGVAMGNAHPAALAAADEVTGSHTEDGLAQVLERWWT from the coding sequence ATGGCGGTCGTGCAGACCCCCCGGCTCGTGGCCACCGACGTCGACGGCACCCTCCTGGACCGCAACGACGACATCACCCCCCGCACCCTGGCGACGGTGCGGGCGCTGTGGCAGGACGGCGTGCCCTTCGTGCTGGTCACCGGTCGCCCGCCGCGCTGGGTGGGCCCGGTGGTGGACCAGCTGGGCTTTGCGCCGCTGGCGGTGTGCGCCAACGGCGCGGTGCTCTACGACACGGCCACCGAGCGGGTGCTGCACTCGCAGACCCTGGACGTGGCGCTGCTGCAGCGGGCCACCGAGATCGCCAGGGAGGCAATCCCGGGGTGCGGCCTGGCGGCGGAGCGCGTCGGTGCGCACGACTCGGCCACCCCGCAGTTCGTCACCGCCCCTGGCTACGCCCACGCCTGGCTGAACCCGGAGAACACGGAGGTGAGCTCGGACGAGCTGACGTCCGAGCCGGCGGTGAAGGTGCTCGTGCGGCACAGCGAGATGGCCAGCGCCGACATGGCCGAGCGGCTGCTGCCGCTGTTCGACGGCGCGGTGGACCTGACCTACTCCACCAACAACGGGTTGGTGGAGCTGTCCGCGCCGGGGGTGACCAAGGCCAGCGGCCTGGGCCGGGTGGCGACGCAGCACGGGGTGGCGCAGACCGAGGTGATCGCGTTCGGCGACATGCCCAACGACGTGCCGATGCTGAGGTGGGCGGGTCACGGGGTGGCGATGGGCAACGCGCACCCGGCTGCCCTGGCCGCGGCCGACGAGGTGACCGGCTCGCACACCGAGGACGGGCTGGCCCAGGTGCTCGAGCGCTGGTGGACCTAG
- a CDS encoding GDP-mannose 4,6-dehydratase yields MSTALVTGATGQDGGYLCEQLRAEGTEVVAAVERPELASVPWLEGAHVRAVDLRDAAGLSRLVAETAPDEIYNLAGMSSVARSWQEPVLTAEVNALPVAVLLQAARDLQERTGKAVRFVQASSAEIFGSAPTSPQDESTPVAPLNPYGATKAFAHQLVGIYRSLGVGASSCILYNHESPRRPEQFVTRKITAAAARIARGEQDKLLLGTLESRRDWGWAPDYVAALVLAARHTEPLDFVIATGQTHSVGDFVEAAFRAAGVEDWEDVVELDPTFSRPAEATEQRGNPARAHEVLGWRQTVDFEEIVRRMVAADLDGTA; encoded by the coding sequence GCCGCGGTGGAGCGCCCGGAGCTGGCAAGCGTGCCGTGGCTGGAGGGTGCCCACGTCCGTGCTGTCGACCTACGTGACGCCGCCGGGCTCTCGCGTCTCGTGGCGGAGACCGCGCCGGACGAGATCTACAACCTGGCCGGCATGTCGTCGGTCGCCCGCTCCTGGCAGGAACCCGTGCTCACCGCTGAGGTCAACGCGCTGCCGGTGGCCGTGCTGTTGCAGGCGGCGAGAGATCTGCAGGAGCGCACCGGCAAGGCTGTGCGCTTCGTCCAGGCCTCCAGCGCCGAGATCTTCGGCTCGGCCCCGACGTCGCCCCAGGACGAGAGCACCCCGGTCGCGCCGCTGAACCCCTACGGCGCGACCAAGGCCTTCGCTCACCAGTTGGTCGGGATCTACCGCAGCCTCGGGGTCGGCGCCTCCTCGTGCATCCTCTACAACCACGAGTCGCCACGTCGACCGGAACAGTTCGTCACCCGCAAGATCACCGCGGCCGCAGCGCGCATCGCCCGCGGCGAGCAGGACAAGCTCCTGCTCGGCACCCTGGAGTCCCGGCGTGACTGGGGATGGGCTCCCGACTACGTCGCCGCCCTGGTCCTCGCCGCCCGGCACACAGAGCCGCTCGACTTCGTCATCGCGACCGGGCAGACCCACAGCGTCGGCGACTTCGTCGAGGCGGCGTTCCGCGCCGCCGGGGTCGAGGACTGGGAGGACGTGGTGGAGCTGGACCCCACCTTCAGCCGCCCGGCCGAGGCCACCGAGCAGCGCGGAAACCCTGCCCGGGCCCACGAGGTGCTGGGGTGGCGCCAGACCGTCGACTTCGAGGAGATCGTGCGCCGGATGGTGGCGGCTGACCTGGACGGCACCGCCTGA